The segment GAGAAAAATAGGTGGAAATTATATTGAAATAGTGCAAAAACTTTTAGTGAGTCATATCCAGCCAAATTTTAGCGTATTGGAGCTTGGCCCAGGAAGGGGCTCGTGGAGTCAAGTGATTTTAAGTCTATTGAATCGAGATGGAAAATTTACAACGCTTGATTTTCAGGATGTTTCAAAATGGATAAATAGTGTAGAAGATGGTCCAAAAGTTGAGCATTTTCAAATTGATTCTTTTGACTATTCTTTTTTAAAAAATGATGAGTTTAATTTTTTCTGGTCTTTTGGTGTATTGTGCCATAATAATATAGACTCTATTTATCAAATATTTCACAATATTTATCCAAAGATGAAAAAAGGTGCCATTTTAATCCACCAGTACGCAGACTGGGAAAAGCTAGAGAATTTTGGATGGGAGAAAGGGGGTGTGCCTCCTGCATTCAAAGAGAAAATGGATAATGAAATTTGGTGGCCAAGGAACAATCAAAAAGCAATGCGAGCAATCTTGGAGGGCAATGGGTATGAAGTTTTAGCCATTGATTGTAATTTGGTTCAACGAGACTCGATTTTCATATGTAAAAAAATATAGCAAGAGCAAAACACAACCAATGAAAAATATTCAAGAGAAGAATATACTAGTTGTCGGATATGAAAAAAAAGACAAGATTCGCTATCCCCATCTTTCATATTTTCTTTTAGAATTAAGAAAATATGCCAATGTCGAATATTGCCATTACAGGGAAAGAGGATATTTTTTAGATTCAGACAATGATAAAGCATTTTTTGACCTACTTGACGAATTTAAAGATGCTGTTGCCGACCATGTTGGTCAAGATGTCTATGTTATAGCAATTGATAATTTGGCTTATGTGTTTTGCTGTTTGCTTTTTGAAAATGTCATATTATTGAGCTTTGATTTTGTAACCGAAAAAGAAAAAAATTTTCATTCTGTAGTCCAGCATCAGATAAGAAAGAATGTTAAAAAATATCTAAATAAAAAAAAGAAAATTATTATTCAGGATACTTTGAGGTATGAGCTTTTTTTAAGAACCCATTCTTTTGAAGTGACGGAACTGGATGTTTTTTATCTTCCTGTGTCTCTACCTGCAGTAAAAGAGCACGATTTTTGCATGCTAAAAAGAAAAAAAACCAAGCCCCTGGTTCTTCAAATAGGAGGAATTAGCGAAGATAGATCAGCCTCTCAGAGTATAATAGATGAATATCAAAAAGGTTTATGCTATACATTGAAACTTCATGGTTTTATCACTGAATCTGTGCGATTGTATAGTGAAAACGTTAGAAAGAAACCAGTATTGTCGGAGTTATTGGATGATGAGCAAAGTGTTCATAGTGTGGTTGAAACATGTGATATAGGGATTGTGTGCTACAATGTTTCAAATGAAAATTTTTATTTAACTGCATTTGCCTCTGGTCAAGCTGTCGAATTTCTGAGATGTGGCAAGCCTCTTATAGTTTACGGCCATACAAATTTAAAGAAACATATAGAAAACCACAGGGCTGGTATCGGTATTGAGTCTTTGGATGATTTGGAAAAGTGTGTTGAAGATATAACTAAAGAGTATGAGAAATTTTCTTCGAACGCCTTGAAATTATTTAAAAAATATTATGATTTAGCATTGTACTCAGATAGTATTTTTCCATGGGTGCTAAAAAAAGAGGAAGCATGAAGTGTAAAATGTGCAAATCGACTCGTATTGTGCGTCTTGAAGTGGTAGAGTCGATACATATAAAAGAAAAATATAAATTTGATGTAGCTAGATTTTTTCAACAAGAAAAATTCGATTTATTAAAATGTTTAGACTGTGATTTGAAATTTTTTAATAAAGTTGTTTCGGGAGACTCGCTTTTTTACGACTTATTGCAAGAAAATGAATTTTATTATGAAAAAGAGAAGGCAGAATTCGATTTTGCATTATCAAAAATCGCTCATCTAAATCCAAAAAAAATATTGGAAATAGGAGCAGGAAAAGGGTGTTTTGTAGAAAAAATTAAAGACTATTACGATGTTAGGGTTAGTGAATTTAGCAAAAAAAGTATTGATTTTTTGGAAAAAAATAATGTGACATTTGATTCAAGTAACGATACATATGATTTTATTTGTGCTTTTCAAGTCTTGGAACATGTGGAAAGACTGGATATTTTTTTAGAATTTATTGACAGTAAGTTGGAAGACAATGGTTACTTATTGCTTTCTGTCCCAAATAATGATTCGGAATATTTTAAAAACGTATTTGATGCGCTGGATTATCCTCCGCATCATATGTATCAGTTTAGCCGCAAAGCACTTCATAGCATAGGTGTTAAGTTGCATTATTCGGTGGAGGACTATTGGACTGAACCTCTGAGGATAGAGCATTATTTTTCTATTATTAAATCAAAAAGGCTTAAACTTATGAAAGCACATCCAATAAAGAGAAATTTTTTTTCATTATTTGACTATCTTTTGGCCCCATACTTTTACGATAAAAGTCAAATTGGACACACCCACGCGATTTTATTTCAAAAAATTACTAAAAAATGAAAATGGCAAACCTAGGCTGTGGGGGCCGCTATCATAAAGATTGGGTAAATCTAGATTTTAAATCGAACAACAAAGATGTTATTGAGCACGATTTAAATACCCCTTTACCATTTGCAAATGAAGGTTTTGATGTGGTTTACAGCTCTCATGTGTTGGAGCATTTATCAAAAACATTTGCTCCAAAATTTCTAAAAGAATGTTACAGGGTGTTAAAGCCCAGTGGAATTATTCGAGTTGTTGTGCCTGATTTGGAGCAGCTTGCTAGAAATTATTTACTTTTTTTAGAAGAAGCCAAAAGGGGAAATAGGGATGCTCAGGAAAAATATGAATGGACAATGATCGAGCTTTTTGACCAGATGGTCCGAAACTTTAGTGGCGGAGAGATGCTTGAGTATTGGCGACAAAATCCCATGCCACAAGAAGGTTTTATTGCAGAAAGAGTGGGCTCAGAACTTAAAAATGCAATTGACAAACTACGTCAAAGCCCGATCGGAAAACAAGTTGGTGAACGTGCCAAAAAGTCTGCGGAAGAAATAGGAAAATTTAGACTTTCAGGAGAAGTGCATCAGTGGATGTATGACGAGTATTCTCTTGGAAGGCTTTTGCAAGGGGCCGGTTTTGGAAATATTAGAAGATGCAAAGCCAGCGAGTCACTTATTCCTAACTTTAACAAATATATGCTTGACATTGAGGATAATGGAGACACAAGAAAGCCTGACTCTTTGTTTATGGAGGCTATTAAATAGAGATGAGAGTTCTGACGGTAAGCTCTTTTGACATACATGGTGGGGCTGCGAAGGCTGCATATAGGCTGCATGAGGGTTTGCAAAAATTTGGCGTTGAATCAAAGATGGTGGTGCAAAAAAAAAGTAGTAAAGATTCTAGCGTGTTTGAATTTTCAAATAGGGAGAGTGCGCTTTATGACAAATCTTTTTTGGAAGCGTATTCAAAAAAAACGCAAACACTTTTTTCAACATCTGCTATCAATCACCAAAGATTAATTGAGTATATTAACAATAGTAATGCGGATATTGTTCATCTGCACTGGATAGCTAATGGTTTTATTTCCATAGAAAATCTACTGGAGATTAAAAAACCTCTTGTTTGGACTTTGCATGACATGTGGGCATTTACGGGTGGTTGCCACTATAGTGAAACATGCCACAAATACTTTCTAGAATGTGATTCTTGTGAGGTCCTTAAGAGTTACTCATCAAAAGACTTAAGCTCAATTAACTTCCAAAGAAAACAAGATGTGTATGCTAATTTGAATAATCTAAACATCATAGGTCTAAGTCATTGGATTAGTAGTTGTGCACAGCAAAGCGCGCTGTTGAGAAAGAAGAATATCGTTACATTGCCAAACCCTATAGACACGACAGTGTATAAAATGCTTGATAAAAGACAAGCAAGAGATGAACTAGGATTTTCTTCGAATAAAAAAATTGTTTTATATGGGGCTATGAATGCCACAGAAGACCCTCGCAAGGGATATCGATTTTTGGAAGAAGCGTCAAAAAAACTAGATTGCGACAAATATCTTTTTTTAATCTTTGGCACTGTTGGTAATGCGCAAAAGCCCAATACGGTATATTGTGGCAATATTCAAGACAGTGCTTATTTAAATAAGCTGTACAGTTGTGCAGATGTTATGGTGGTGCCTAGTGTGCAGGAAAATTTATCTAATGCAATTATGGAGTCATTGAGCTCCGGCACTCCTGTGGTGGCGTTTGACATTGGCGGTAATTCGGATATGGTGGAGCATAAAAAAAATGGATATCTTGCAAAGCCTTTTGATGCAAACGATTTAATTTGTGGAATCGAATGGGTAACTAAGAATATTAATATTTTATCTCTTTCTGGCAATTCAAGAGATAAGACAATGAAAAATTTTAGTCATGAGATTGTTATTCCTAAATACATACAGTTCTATAAAGATATCTTGAGGAAAAACAATATTCATGGTCAAACCCTTGGTCTTTCGGTCGACTTAAAAATGACGAATATGCTAGTAGAGTCCTTAGCTGTCAATTGTTTTGCCACAACCAACTTTTCTATTAAATTTAATAGTTTTTTTAACCAAATAATAAATTTACGCTCAAAGGCCATTATCTACGGCCACGGGACTGTAGGTAAAACTATTCAGGCGCTTATTCCTGACTCCATTATTGCTTTTGTGGATCAAAAAAGCACCCTTATTTCTCAAGACATTCAAAAGGGCGAAGTGTATAGCCCTGCCAATATTCCCAACATGTCCTTTGATAAAATCATCATTTCCGTGCTTGGACGAGAGGAAGAAATAGAGTGCTATCTCACACAAACCTTACATGTAAACAAAGAAAAGATTATAAGGCTTTCCTTGTGACTTTTTTTCCTAAAATCACCATCGTCACCGTAACCTATAATGCAGAAGCCTATTTGGAACAAACCATCCAAAGCGTTTTAGGCCAAAACTATCCCAATCTTGAATACATTATCATCGATGGCGCCAGCACGGACGGCACTGTTGATATTATAAAAAAATACGAAAAACAGATAGCGTATTGGGTGAGTGAGCCTGATGATGGAATCTACTATGCCATGAACAAGGGCATTGATGCGGCAACAGGAGAATGGATTAATTTTATGAATGCGGGAGATAGTTTCTACTGTTCGTCAACATTGCTTGATGTTGCACGCTTTATGAAGGAAGCTATAGAGGTGGTTTATGGTGGAGCTTCCCTTCTTGGTCAAGATGGAGTTGTTGGGGGATATCATGCACCAAGACCCATGGAGTCAGCATGGGAGGGTTCGTATTGCAACCATCAAGCGCTATTTGTAAGGCTTGAAAAAATGCGACTGCTAAAATTTGATACGTTTTATAAGATTGCTGCCGAGAAAAAGCTTTTTTTACAACTTTTTTTACAACAATGTCGCTACAAAAAGCTTGACACTCCTCTTGTTAATTTTCAAATATCTGAAGATTCTGTGAGCAAGAAGCAGAAAATTAAAGACTCTGTGGAAATGTTGCATATTCTTGCCTCTTTAGCCCCATCCGCGCAAATGCTTTTTTCCCATGAGCACTATGCTAGGCTGCAATCATATGCTTCCGAAAATTCCTGTCTAGCTTCCGCTGGGCGGCTTGCGTTGTCTAGGGAATTGAGCATTCTTTATGCTAAGGCCAGCAGCGTTGCAAAATGCTGTCAAAGAATAGTTTTTTATGGCTATGGTTCAGTTGCAAAAATGATAGAACATCTTTTTGTTGACAATACAATTTTAATTGTTGATAGCTGCCTAGAAAATAGCGGTACAAATCACCCTGTTTATTCCCCTGATGCTATCAAGGACCTAATTTATGACGGGATTTTGATTACAGCTCTTGGGCGCGAGGAAGAGATTTCTAATGCGCTTATGCTGTCCCATGGGGTTCCTTCTGAAAAGATTTTCACTCTTTAGTAATTACCATTTTTTTCTTGAGATGATTATCAATATAGTGGCTAAAGTCGATTGAAGCAAAGTGGCAGCTTTTACAAGGAGGAAAGGTTTTTGGTCCAAAAGACCATAAACGCTCTCGCCACGATAAAAAATTTTTAGAAAAATACATATCAAAAATGGTTTCATACTCCTGAATGTTTCCAAGTACGTAAGCGCGTTGTTTCGGATCATCTGAACGTATATTGCAGCACGGTACTGCGTCGCCAGTGTGGTCAATGTATAAATCAGAAAAAGGGAGAAAGCAGGGAGAGGACCTATTGGACAAAGAGGGACTAGGTATGATATCGCCTCTTGGGTTTCCATTTTTTCTAAAATCACGAGCATACATGCGAATATGCATGGTCTTAAATGTGCAAGCAAACTCTATCCAGTCATCTGTTTTTTGCGATAAGGTCGCCTTGAGCGAAGGGGTTTTTTTTAGGGTTTTTTCAGCAAGGCCTTGGACGTAGGTGTATTCGAAGGGCTGATGTTGTGGAAGATAAAGTTGAATATTTAAGCTATTTAACCCACTTTCATAGGCTTTTGAGAGTGTGGCATCAGTGAGGAAATCACCGTTTGTGTTCGCGTGTAGCGTTGCCTGGGGGAGAGATGAGCGAATCTTTTTCAGGGTCGAGTAAAACACATCATTGCCAAAGGGTTCACTGTAGCGTGTGAAAGAGATGGTTTGGTCATAGTTAATTTCTGCAAGGCCATGTATGAGTTTTTGTAAAATACTCTCATCCATAAACTTAGTATTGCTGCGACGATCTAGGTAGCTGTTGGGGCAAAACCAACAAGTACGATTGCAGTAGGAGTGGGGCTCTAGTTCTACAAGACGCACCATTTTTTTAAAAAGATGCATTTTTTGTTGAAGATTGTTGTTGGGAGAAAGATAGTGTTGACTAAGAGCAAAGAGGGGGCTCTTGGTCAACTCTTGGTGAATAAGAATTTCGTTGGCGAGACCAAGGCTTTCTATCTTGGCCAAAATATTTTCCAAATGTCCGCCCCAAAGTACGATAGGGTCTGGCCATTGGTGTAGCTGCGCTGGGGAAATAATGGGGATATTTTGAAAAAATGTCCCTGTGAGTTTGGGGTTGTTGTCGACAATGGCGCGAATAGGCAGTGTGTTCCAGTGTGTTTTGGTGGTTTTTGATAAGCCCCAAGCGAGTAAAGAGGTATCGTTGCGTTGTTGTAGTTCTTGGTGTGTCACGGAGGTGATTGCATTCATGGTGCTATTCTTTGTGAGAGGGAGTCTATTTCTTGTTTTAGTGTATTTCCTCCAGACAGCCAAAAAGCCTCTTTGTCTATATACCTAAATTCGCTTACAAATCTAGCATAGCCCCACCATGCATTGTGCAGTTGCCGTAGCATATTTGGCTGAAGCAGGGGGAGTTTTTTGAGCTTTGGTTTTGGCGCTGAAGGGGTTAGTAGGTTGTGCCAAAAGATAGGTTGCATTATTGTTTGGGCGTGAAGCTGTATGTAGCGGTTTTTTCCAGAGAGAGGGCAGATGGGGCCATGCAAGAATGTCCCCTTTTTCCCAAAATAAGGGGCTTCTTGCAGGACGCTCGATGATATAGCAATAAATTCCAAAGAGCCAGAAAAGCACAAAAGATTGTAGATATTTTCATCTAAAAAACTGATACGCTTGCATAGGGTTTTTAATGTTTCAAACTCTTTTTTGGCATGGTCTTTGGCATAAGGATGCGGAAGGTAATAGATGTTTTGATCGTGAAAACTTTGCTTGGTGTCTATGTGCTCGATGGAGATAAAGGCTCCTTTGGCGTCTACAAGTGAAGCATCTTTGGCGGTTTGACCAACGTAAATAAGTGCATTATCTTCCAAGGAAGGTTGTGGTTTGTATCTTCCGTAGGCCGTCATAAGTGAGGCCTCAAGAAGAAATTCTTCTTGTAAGACCTCTTTTTTTTGAAACTTTTTCATAAAGTTGACATTGTTGGATTTTAGGCAAATATATAAATCTCTTGCAAAGCGGAGGGGACTGATGCGTATATCTATAAAATCAATATTTTCTGCTACGCAAAATTTTTCGAGCCAAGGAGGCATTTCATAGCTTACAATAAGTGTTTTTGGGCGCAGGTTTTCAAGAAGGTAGGCTTGGGCGCGAGGGGGTATTTCATGGTAGTTGGCAGGCCAAGGGCTATTGAAAAAGCTCAAAAATCTTTCGAGAGAAAAAGTGGGCTTAAGATTGTGTTCATAGTGCCTAAAAGTGGGGCAGGAACCGATATTTAAGCCAGTTGCTTGTCTGATTGGTTCTCTAAGAAGATTATAAAA is part of the Sulfurospirillum tamanense genome and harbors:
- a CDS encoding glycosyltransferase family 2 protein → MTFFPKITIVTVTYNAEAYLEQTIQSVLGQNYPNLEYIIIDGASTDGTVDIIKKYEKQIAYWVSEPDDGIYYAMNKGIDAATGEWINFMNAGDSFYCSSTLLDVARFMKEAIEVVYGGASLLGQDGVVGGYHAPRPMESAWEGSYCNHQALFVRLEKMRLLKFDTFYKIAAEKKLFLQLFLQQCRYKKLDTPLVNFQISEDSVSKKQKIKDSVEMLHILASLAPSAQMLFSHEHYARLQSYASENSCLASAGRLALSRELSILYAKASSVAKCCQRIVFYGYGSVAKMIEHLFVDNTILIVDSCLENSGTNHPVYSPDAIKDLIYDGILITALGREEEISNALMLSHGVPSEKIFTL
- a CDS encoding glycosyltransferase family 4 protein produces the protein MRVLTVSSFDIHGGAAKAAYRLHEGLQKFGVESKMVVQKKSSKDSSVFEFSNRESALYDKSFLEAYSKKTQTLFSTSAINHQRLIEYINNSNADIVHLHWIANGFISIENLLEIKKPLVWTLHDMWAFTGGCHYSETCHKYFLECDSCEVLKSYSSKDLSSINFQRKQDVYANLNNLNIIGLSHWISSCAQQSALLRKKNIVTLPNPIDTTVYKMLDKRQARDELGFSSNKKIVLYGAMNATEDPRKGYRFLEEASKKLDCDKYLFLIFGTVGNAQKPNTVYCGNIQDSAYLNKLYSCADVMVVPSVQENLSNAIMESLSSGTPVVAFDIGGNSDMVEHKKNGYLAKPFDANDLICGIEWVTKNINILSLSGNSRDKTMKNFSHEIVIPKYIQFYKDILRKNNIHGQTLGLSVDLKMTNMLVESLAVNCFATTNFSIKFNSFFNQIINLRSKAIIYGHGTVGKTIQALIPDSIIAFVDQKSTLISQDIQKGEVYSPANIPNMSFDKIIISVLGREEEIECYLTQTLHVNKEKIIRLSL
- a CDS encoding radical SAM/SPASM domain-containing protein, coding for MNAITSVTHQELQQRNDTSLLAWGLSKTTKTHWNTLPIRAIVDNNPKLTGTFFQNIPIISPAQLHQWPDPIVLWGGHLENILAKIESLGLANEILIHQELTKSPLFALSQHYLSPNNNLQQKMHLFKKMVRLVELEPHSYCNRTCWFCPNSYLDRRSNTKFMDESILQKLIHGLAEINYDQTISFTRYSEPFGNDVFYSTLKKIRSSLPQATLHANTNGDFLTDATLSKAYESGLNSLNIQLYLPQHQPFEYTYVQGLAEKTLKKTPSLKATLSQKTDDWIEFACTFKTMHIRMYARDFRKNGNPRGDIIPSPSLSNRSSPCFLPFSDLYIDHTGDAVPCCNIRSDDPKQRAYVLGNIQEYETIFDMYFSKNFLSWRERLWSFGPKTFPPCKSCHFASIDFSHYIDNHLKKKMVITKE
- a CDS encoding class I SAM-dependent methyltransferase, which gives rise to MANLGCGGRYHKDWVNLDFKSNNKDVIEHDLNTPLPFANEGFDVVYSSHVLEHLSKTFAPKFLKECYRVLKPSGIIRVVVPDLEQLARNYLLFLEEAKRGNRDAQEKYEWTMIELFDQMVRNFSGGEMLEYWRQNPMPQEGFIAERVGSELKNAIDKLRQSPIGKQVGERAKKSAEEIGKFRLSGEVHQWMYDEYSLGRLLQGAGFGNIRRCKASESLIPNFNKYMLDIEDNGDTRKPDSLFMEAIK
- a CDS encoding class I SAM-dependent methyltransferase, whose amino-acid sequence is MKCKMCKSTRIVRLEVVESIHIKEKYKFDVARFFQQEKFDLLKCLDCDLKFFNKVVSGDSLFYDLLQENEFYYEKEKAEFDFALSKIAHLNPKKILEIGAGKGCFVEKIKDYYDVRVSEFSKKSIDFLEKNNVTFDSSNDTYDFICAFQVLEHVERLDIFLEFIDSKLEDNGYLLLSVPNNDSEYFKNVFDALDYPPHHMYQFSRKALHSIGVKLHYSVEDYWTEPLRIEHYFSIIKSKRLKLMKAHPIKRNFFSLFDYLLAPYFYDKSQIGHTHAILFQKITKK